Proteins from one Erythrolamprus reginae isolate rEryReg1 chromosome 6, rEryReg1.hap1, whole genome shotgun sequence genomic window:
- the TMEM243 gene encoding transmembrane protein 243 translates to MEDFTTRTYGTRGLDNRPLFGETSPRDRIINFAIGIVASLLLIVTLISAFVFPHLPPKPVNIFFAFCISLSCVSAGILIYWYRQGDLEPKFRNLIYYILFSIIMLCICANLYFHEVGK, encoded by the exons ATGGAGGACTTTACGACCAGGACCTACGGGACCAGAGGCCTGGATAACCGGCCTCTTTTCGGAGAGACGTCGCCACGG GACAGAATAATCAATTTTGCCATTGGCATCGTAGCTTCCTTGTTGCTTATA gTCACTTTAATCAGTGCTTTCGTCTTTCCTCACCTACCTCCAAAACCAGTGAATatattttttgctttctgcatCTCCTTGAGCTGTGTTTCGGCTGGCATTCTT atcTACTGGTATCGACAAGGAGACCTCGAGCCTAAATTCAGGAACCTCATCTACTACATTTTGTTCTCGATCATTATGCTCTGTATATGTGCCAACCTCTACTTCCATGAAGTGGGGAAATGA